A single Anopheles maculipalpis chromosome 3RL, idAnoMacuDA_375_x, whole genome shotgun sequence DNA region contains:
- the LOC126560894 gene encoding chaperone protein DnaJ 2-like, protein MLPNNHYEILGVPEDAPISVILAAYRRLAPMCHPNFTEYDPDTFPVKRLTQSQYWLAVNEAIEVLYNPELRCLYNLGIHKDGYPNYVFSGKCVELFQAHTNKHNHHFMIVLNGKLWTTQSIPVQHLEASVTLEEIFFGMQKTINYQRMRYIDGRSITQQASLVVPIQQYTRHGTCIMLKGYGHETELGQGDVMVKLHLAPHKVFTVVGNDLVCDMPVPLSTAMFGGIVQVQTIDSKTLTIYINPTVLLAHPPRIFFKGEGLHTPTGRGDMFVFFTATIPTVAAHLYQDAWRIIREIEAYNNVAPLDKQ, encoded by the exons ATGCTTCCAAATAACCACTACGAAATTCTCGGTGTACCGGAAGATGCACCGATTTCAGTGATACTTGCAGC CTATCGACGATTAGCTCCAATGTGTCATCCAAATTTCACCGAATACGATCCGGATACGTTCCCCGTCAAGCGTCTCACACAGTCGCAGTACTGGCTGGCCGTAAATGAAGCGATCGAGGTCCTAT ACAACCCGGAGCTACGCTGTCTCTATAACTTGGGCATACACAAAGATGGTTACCCAAACTATGTGTTTAGTGGAAAATGCGTGGAGCTCTTCCA ggcacacacaaataaacacaaccaTCACTTTATGATCGTTTTGAACGGCAAACTTTGGACCACACAATcgataccggtgcaacacttgGAAGCGTCCGTAACGctggaagagatttttttcgGCATGCAGAAAACCATAAACTACCAACGGATGCGTTACATCGACGGGCGGTCCATAACCCAGCAGGCCTCATTGGTGGTGCCGATACAGCAGTACACGCGCCACGGCACGTGCATCATGCTCAAGGGGTACGGGCACGAGACGGAACTGGGGCAGGGTGATGTGATGGTCAAGCTTCACCTTGCCCCGCACAAAGTCTTTACCGTGGTCGGTAACGATCTGGTCTGCGACATGCCGGTACCACTGTCTACCGCCATGTTCGGTGGTATCGTGCAGGTGCAGACGATCGATTCGAAGACGCTTACGATCTATATCAATCCGACCGTACTGTTGGCACATCCGCCGAGGATCTTTTTTAAAGGCGAAGGTTTGCACACACCGACCGGGCGTGGCGATATGTTCGTGTTCTTTACAG CAACGATCCCAACGGTGGCGGCCCACTTGTACCAAGATGCTTGGCGTATTATACGCGAGATAGAAGCGTACAACAATGTGGCACCATTGGACAAGCAATAA